The following coding sequences are from one Streptomyces sp. NBC_01232 window:
- the prfB gene encoding peptide chain release factor 2 produces MAVVDVSEELKSLSSTMGSIEAVLDLDKLRADIAVLEEQAAAPSLWDDPEAAQKITSKLSHLQAEVRKTETLRGRIDDLAVLFELAQEMDDADTLAEAETELVSVRKALDEMEVRTLLSGEYAEREALVNIRAEAGGVDASDFAERLQRMYLRWAERHGYSTEIYETSYAEEAGIKSTTFVVKAPYAYGTLSVEQGTHRLVRISPFDNQGRRQTSFAGVEVLPVVETSDHVEIDETELRVDVYRASGPGGQGVNTTDSAVRITHLPTGIVVSCQNERSQIQNKASAMNVLQAKLLERRRQEEKDKMDALKDGGSSWGNQMRSYVLHPYQMVKDLRTEFEVGNPQAVLDGEIDGFLEAGIRWRKQQEQTA; encoded by the coding sequence GTGGCAGTCGTCGATGTTTCCGAAGAGCTGAAGTCCCTCTCCTCGACCATGGGGTCGATCGAGGCCGTCCTGGACCTCGACAAGCTGAGGGCAGATATCGCCGTGCTCGAGGAGCAGGCCGCCGCGCCGTCCCTGTGGGACGACCCGGAGGCCGCTCAGAAGATCACGAGCAAGCTTTCGCACCTCCAGGCCGAGGTCCGCAAGACCGAGACCCTGCGCGGGCGCATCGATGACCTCGCGGTCCTCTTCGAGCTCGCCCAGGAGATGGACGACGCGGACACCCTCGCGGAGGCCGAGACCGAGCTGGTCTCCGTCCGCAAGGCGCTGGACGAGATGGAGGTCCGGACCCTGCTCTCCGGCGAGTACGCCGAGCGCGAGGCCCTGGTCAACATCCGCGCCGAGGCCGGCGGCGTCGACGCCTCCGACTTCGCCGAGCGCCTCCAGCGCATGTACCTGCGCTGGGCCGAGCGGCACGGCTACTCCACCGAGATCTACGAGACCTCGTACGCGGAAGAGGCCGGCATCAAGTCGACCACCTTCGTCGTCAAGGCCCCGTACGCCTACGGCACGCTCTCCGTCGAGCAGGGCACCCACCGCCTCGTGCGCATCTCGCCCTTCGACAACCAGGGCCGCCGCCAGACCTCCTTCGCGGGCGTCGAGGTGCTCCCGGTCGTCGAGACCAGCGACCACGTCGAGATCGACGAGACCGAGCTGCGCGTCGACGTGTACCGCGCCTCCGGCCCCGGCGGCCAGGGCGTCAACACCACCGACTCGGCGGTCCGCATCACGCACCTGCCGACCGGCATCGTCGTCTCCTGCCAGAACGAGCGCTCGCAGATCCAGAACAAGGCCAGTGCGATGAACGTCCTCCAGGCCAAGCTGCTCGAGCGGCGCCGCCAGGAGGAGAAGGACAAGATGGACGCCCTCAAGGACGGCGGCAGCTCCTGGGGCAACCAGATGCGCTCCTACGTCCTGCACCCGTACCAGATGGTCAAGGACCTGAGGACGGAGTTCGAGGTCGGCAACCCGCAGGCGGTCCTCGACGGCGAGATCGACGGCTTCCTGGAGGCCGGAATCCGCTGGCGCAAGCAGCAGGAGCAGACCGCGTAG
- a CDS encoding isopenicillin N synthase family dioxygenase gives MPSAHTLPVLDLSQADDPAQRADFLKKLHAAARDSGFLHLTGHGVTAAESARILDLTKAFFALPEDDRLAVSNLNSPHFRGYTRIGHELTGGASDWRDQLDVGAERPAPAVGPDDPAYLWLEGPNQWPPALPELRTVVLEWQSRLAAVAHRLLRELLVAIGAPADFFDAAFADRPHLHTKLIRYPGSAPSGADQGVGAHKDYGFLTLLLQDSVGGLQVVRDGGYLDVPPMPGAFVVNLGELLEIATEGYLTATDHRVVSPPGAVERYSVPFFYNPRLDAVIDTVPGDYLRSAPGVAHDETNPLHAEYGRNELKGWVRAHPAVARRWHPELVAA, from the coding sequence ATGCCGTCCGCGCACACTCTCCCGGTCCTGGACCTCTCCCAGGCCGACGACCCGGCCCAGCGGGCCGACTTCCTGAAGAAGCTGCACGCAGCCGCCAGGGACTCCGGTTTCCTGCACCTGACCGGGCACGGCGTCACCGCCGCCGAGAGCGCCCGCATCCTCGATCTGACCAAGGCCTTCTTCGCCCTCCCGGAGGACGACCGGCTCGCCGTCAGCAACCTGAACTCCCCGCACTTCCGCGGCTACACCCGCATCGGCCACGAGCTGACCGGCGGGGCCTCCGACTGGCGGGACCAGCTGGACGTCGGCGCGGAACGCCCGGCGCCGGCCGTGGGGCCGGACGACCCGGCGTACCTGTGGCTGGAGGGCCCGAACCAGTGGCCCCCGGCGCTCCCGGAGCTCCGTACGGTGGTCCTGGAATGGCAGTCCAGGCTCGCGGCGGTCGCCCACCGCCTGCTCCGGGAACTCCTCGTGGCGATCGGCGCCCCGGCGGACTTCTTCGACGCCGCCTTCGCGGACCGCCCGCACCTGCACACCAAGCTGATCCGCTACCCCGGATCGGCCCCCTCCGGCGCCGACCAGGGGGTCGGCGCGCACAAGGACTACGGGTTCCTGACGCTCCTGCTCCAGGACTCGGTGGGCGGCCTCCAGGTGGTCCGGGACGGCGGCTACCTGGACGTGCCGCCGATGCCGGGGGCGTTCGTGGTGAACCTGGGCGAGCTGCTGGAGATCGCGACGGAGGGCTATCTGACGGCGACGGACCACCGGGTGGTCAGCCCGCCGGGCGCGGTGGAGCGGTACTCGGTGCCGTTCTTCTACAACCCGCGGCTGGACGCGGTGATCGACACCGTCCCGGGGGACTACCTGCGCTCCGCCCCGGGTGTCGCGCACGACGAGACGAACCCGCTGCACGCCGAGTACGGCCGCAACGAACTGAAGGGCTGGGTGCGCGCCCACCCGGCGGTGGCGCGGCGCTGGCACCCGGAACTCGTCGCGGCGTAG
- a CDS encoding serine/threonine-protein kinase: MARKIGSRYTAHQILGRGSAGTVWLGEGPDGPVAVKLLREDLASDQELVGRFVQERSALLGLDHPHVVSVRDLVVDGNDLALVMDLVRGTDLRTRLDRERRLAPEAAVAIVADVADALAAAHAAGVVHRDVKPENVLLDMQGPLGPGGSHPALLTDFGVAKLIDSPRRASAGRVSAPTTRIIGTPDYLAPEIVEGLPPRAAVDIYALATVLYELLAGFTPFGGGHPGAVLRRHVTETVVPLPGIPDELWQLIVQCLAKAPASRLRASELSVRLRDLLPMLAGMPPLDVDEPDDADPDPEPSEEPAADPVRRRGVVPLVPGSATDSNRDTHTSMRVPGPDELAGGALGTARVPRPAGGHRPGSARHRAEAARKRRLVLSVSALALAAAVGLGTWLAVSGDDPAPRQDNKQSTPRVP; the protein is encoded by the coding sequence GTGGCACGGAAGATCGGCAGCCGGTACACCGCGCACCAGATCCTGGGGCGTGGCAGCGCGGGCACGGTGTGGCTGGGCGAGGGGCCTGACGGGCCCGTCGCCGTCAAACTGCTGCGCGAGGACCTCGCGTCCGACCAGGAACTCGTCGGACGGTTCGTCCAGGAGCGCAGCGCGCTGCTCGGCCTGGACCATCCGCACGTCGTGTCCGTCCGCGACCTCGTCGTGGACGGCAACGACCTCGCCCTCGTCATGGACCTCGTCCGCGGTACGGACCTGCGCACGCGCCTCGACCGCGAGCGGCGGCTCGCCCCGGAGGCGGCCGTCGCCATCGTCGCGGACGTCGCCGACGCGCTGGCCGCGGCGCACGCGGCGGGGGTCGTCCACCGGGACGTCAAGCCGGAGAACGTCCTGCTGGACATGCAGGGCCCGCTCGGCCCCGGCGGCTCGCACCCGGCGCTGCTCACCGACTTCGGCGTGGCCAAGCTGATCGACTCCCCGCGGCGGGCCTCCGCCGGCCGGGTCTCGGCCCCGACGACCCGGATCATCGGCACCCCGGACTACCTGGCGCCGGAGATCGTGGAGGGCCTCCCTCCGCGCGCAGCGGTGGACATATATGCCCTGGCCACCGTGCTGTACGAGCTGCTGGCCGGGTTCACCCCCTTCGGCGGGGGCCACCCTGGCGCGGTCCTGCGGCGGCACGTGACCGAGACGGTCGTCCCGCTGCCCGGGATCCCCGACGAGCTGTGGCAGCTCATCGTGCAGTGCCTGGCCAAGGCCCCGGCCTCACGGCTGCGGGCCTCGGAGCTGTCGGTCCGGCTGCGGGACCTGCTGCCGATGCTGGCCGGGATGCCGCCGCTGGACGTGGACGAGCCGGACGACGCGGATCCGGACCCCGAGCCCTCGGAGGAACCGGCGGCCGACCCGGTCCGGCGGCGGGGCGTGGTCCCGCTGGTGCCGGGGTCGGCGACCGACTCCAACCGGGACACCCACACCTCGATGCGGGTGCCCGGGCCGGACGAGCTGGCGGGCGGGGCCCTGGGCACCGCCCGCGTACCCCGTCCGGCGGGCGGCCACCGGCCGGGCTCCGCCCGCCACCGCGCGGAGGCCGCGCGCAAGCGCCGGCTGGTCCTGTCCGTATCGGCCCTGGCGCTGGCCGCGGCGGTCGGCCTGGGCACGTGGCTGGCCGTCTCGGGCGACGACCCGGCCCCCCGGCAGGACAACAAGCAGTCGACCCCGCGGGTCCCGTAG